Genomic DNA from Arthrobacter sp. B1I2:
GTCCAGTGCAGCCTGGGTGGGTTCACGGGCCGGGCGCGCCGAGATGTCTCCGTTCCTTGCCGAGCTGGAAGCCTTGACGCAGGCCGCTGACGGCGCGCCCCATGCCGATGCTGTGATCCACCCGCTGTCGCTGCAGGAATCTGAGCTGCCTCACCAGAGCCCGTTAACACTGGAAAAGGAAGAAGCAAGCTGGCCGTACGACCCCCTTGAGGGACCCGTGGACCCACGGAACGGTGAGCGTCTGCGACTGGCCGCCGGACGCCGGACAGCCATGGAAGCGGCGGCACAGCGGGTGCTCGGGATCATGAAGGCCGGCGGGGGACAGCTGGTGCCGGCGGAGGCCCGGGGGCAGGGGGGCACTGCACTGCCCGGGCCGCAACGGGGCCTTCCGGGAGCGGCGGCAGGCTGGGCACGCGAAGCTGCCCTGCTGCTGGAGCGCAGGGCAAGAAGGTCCAGTGGCCAGGATGTGCACCTGCCCACCCACATCTCCGCTTCCACCCTGGTTGACCTCGGCGACGACCCGGAAGCGGTGCTGGGCCGGCTGCGCCGGCCGGTACCGCGGGAACCAGGCATGTCGGCCCGGAAGGGCACCGCTTTCCACGCCTGGGTGGAGGAATATTTCGGAAAGGCCGGAATGCTGGACCTCGGCGAAGCGCCGGGTTCGGACGACCACATCGATGCTGCCTACGATCTGGATGAGATGGTGGCCACCTTCAAGGCTTCCCCGTGGGCCGGCAGGTCCCCGGCTTTCGTTGAGGTCCCCGTGGAAACCAGGGTGGGGGAGGTGGTGGTCCGGGGACGGGTGGACGCCGTGTTCAGGGACGCCGACGGCCGCTGGGACCTTGTGGACTGGAAAACCGGCCGTCGGCCGTCCGCTGCGCAGCTGAAGATCCGGTCGATCCAGCTGGCGGTGTACCGGCTGGCGTGGGCGCGCCTCCAGGAGGTTCCGCTGGAGGACGTGCGGGCTGCGTTCTTCTACGTTGCTGACAACGCGGTGGTGCGGCCCCACGACCTGGGGACGGCCGACGAGCTGGAAGGAATCGTTGCCGCGGCGCTCACCCGGCCTTAAGTGGCGCAGCCACACGCCAGGGCGGCCCAGGCTCAGCCCTGTTTGGCGTTAATCACCGAGATGGCGGCTGTGGATGTGTCGTCCGGACCCTTGGTTTCGGCGTCCGGGACCGGCGCGGCCTCAACCACTGCAGTGGGCTGCTCGGCCGGGATCGGAGTCACGTGCACGGCCGGTTGTGCTGGCGCCACCGGCTGTGCCGGAACCGTGGCCTGAGCCTGCCCTGCGGGTTGGGCGGGAACCGGGATGACTGTGACGGCTGGAGTGACCAGGGAACTGCCGCCCCGGGACCCGGGGGCGGCCCCCGAAACTGCAGCCGAGGCAGGAGCGGACGTTCCTGGTCCGTCAGGGCTGCCCTTGGCGGGAAGTGGCTCAACGCTGATAGGCCTGCCGCCATACTCGGCGATGTCACTGGCAAGGCTCTCCAGCATGTCCTCCGCCTCGCTGACCATGTCCTGGTCACCGGCCGCGAGGCCCTTGACCAGGTACTGCGCCAGGGCGAACTCGGCGGACAGGGCGGCCCGCCGCAGCAGGTGCTGGTCGGGGACGTCGCGGCGGCTGGAAATGTAGGCCTGCAGTACGGCGTCAATGAAGTCCTGTTCATTCGAAGCCACCAGCCAGGCAAAGTCGTCGGCAGGGTCGCCGATGCGCAGGTCCGTCCAGCCGGTTACTGCGGTCACCCTTCCCGCCTCCACCAGCAGGTTGTCCTCGTGCAGGTCCCCGTGGACCACGCAGGGGTTGAACCGCCACAGGGACACGTCCTCCATGGCGTGCTCCCAGCGGCGCAACAGTGCGGCCGGAATCTTGCCAGTGGTCGCCGCCTGGTCCAGTTCGTTCAGCCGCCGTTGGCGGAACT
This window encodes:
- a CDS encoding macrolide 2'-phosphotransferase encodes the protein MRRKPIELAAIATAAVPGLTPTAVSSAPDDPADFDSALLLDSEGKRWRVRSPRHAEASARLETEFLVLRAFAPAVRAELPFLMPTVAGSVRLGTLTTFVYSHLSGTTRSVEELTSGPAGLAREIGSALAAVHDLPRSLVSNADLPSYTPNEFRQRRLNELDQAATTGKIPAALLRRWEHAMEDVSLWRFNPCVVHGDLHEDNLLVEAGRVTAVTGWTDLRIGDPADDFAWLVASNEQDFIDAVLQAYISSRRDVPDQHLLRRAALSAEFALAQYLVKGLAAGDQDMVSEAEDMLESLASDIAEYGGRPISVEPLPAKGSPDGPGTSAPASAAVSGAAPGSRGGSSLVTPAVTVIPVPAQPAGQAQATVPAQPVAPAQPAVHVTPIPAEQPTAVVEAAPVPDAETKGPDDTSTAAISVINAKQG